From Equus przewalskii isolate Varuska chromosome 30, EquPr2, whole genome shotgun sequence, a single genomic window includes:
- the EPC1 gene encoding enhancer of polycomb homolog 1 isoform X4 yields the protein MVIPVPEAESNIAYYESIYPGEFKMPKQLIHIQPFSLDAEQPDYDLDSEDEVFVNKLKKKMDICPLQFEEMIDRLEKGSGQQPVSLQEAKLLLKEDDELIREVYEYWIKKRKNCRGPSLIPSVKQEKRDGSSTNDPYVAFRRRTEKMQTRKNRKNDEASYEKMLKLRRDLSRAVTILEMIKRREKSKRELLHLTLEIMEKRYNLGDYNGEIMSEVMAQRQPMKPTYAIPIIPITNSSQFKHQEAMDVKEFKVNKQDKADLIRPKRKYEKKPKVSPSPAAAAAQQTGPAALPVFTAKDVNQYDFPSSDEEPPSQVLSGSSEAEEENDPDGPFAFRRKAGCQYYAPHLDQTGNWPWTSPKDGGLGDVRYRYCLTTLTVPQRCIGFARRRVGRGGRVLLDRAHSDYDSVFHRLDLDMLSSPQHSPVNQFANTSETNTSDKSFSKDLSQILVNIKSCRWRHFRPRTPSLHDSDNDELSCRKLYRSINRTGTAQPGTQTCSTSTQSKSSSGSAHFAFTAEQYQQHQQQLALMQKQQLAQIQQQQANSNSSTNTSQNLASNQQKSGFRLNLHHSHSIQGLERTLQGFISKTLDSASAQFAASALVTSEQLMGFKMKDDVVLGIGVNGVLPASGVYKGLHLSSTTPTALVHTSPSTAGSTLLQPSNMTQTSSSHSALSHQVTAANSATTQVLIGNNIRLTVPSSVATVNSIAPINARHLPRTLSAVPSSALKLAAAANCQVSKVPSSSSVDSVPRENHESEKPALNNIADNTVAMEVT from the exons ATGGTTATACCAGTTCCAGAGGCAGAAAGTAATATTGCTTACTATGAGTCTATATATCCTGGGGAATTTAAGATGCCAAAGCAGCTCATTCACATACAGC CTTTTAGTTTGGATGCTGAACAGCCTGATTATGATTTGGATTCTGAAGATGAAGTATTtgtgaataaactgaaaaagaaaatggacatcTGCCCACTGCAATTTGAGGAGATGATTGACCGTCTAGAAAAAGGCAGTGGTCAGCAG CCAGTCAGTCTGCAGGAAGCCAAACTGCTGCTAAAAGAAGATGATGAATTAATTAGAGAAGTTTATGAATACtggattaaaaagagaaaaaactgtcGAGGGCCGTCTCTCATCCCATCAGTAAAACAAGAGAAGCGAGATGGTTCTAGCACAAATGATCCTTATGTGGCTTTTAGAAGACGTACTGAAAAAATGCAGACTCGAAAA AATCGCAAAAATGATGAAGCATCTTATGAAAAAATGCTTAAGCTGCGTCGAGATCTAAGTCGGGCTGTTACTATTCTAGAGatgataaaaagaagagaaaagagtaaaagggAGCTATTGCACTTAACACTGGAAATTATGGAAAAGAg gtaTAATTTGGGTGACTACAATGGAGAGATCATGTCTGAGGTTATGGCACAGAGACAGCCAATGAAACCTACTTATGCCATCCCCATCATCCCTATTACTAATAGCAGTCAATTTAAACATCAGGAAGCAATGGATGTGAAGGAGTTTAAAGTTAATAAG CAAGATAAAGCTGATCTTATCCGACCTAAACGTAAATATGAAAAGAAGCCCAAAGTCTCACCGtcgcctgctgctgctgctgctcagcaGACGGGTCCTGCTGCACTGCCCGTCTTTACTGCTAAAGACGTGAATCAGTACGACTTTCCCAGCTCAGATGAAGAGCCTCCTTCCCAG GTTTTGTCTGGCTCTTCGGAAGCTGAGGAAGAGAATGACCCCGATGGTCCTTTTGCTTTCCGTAGGAAAGCAGGCTGTCAGTACTATGCT CCTCACTTAGACCAAACTGGCAACTGGCCTTGGACTAGTCCTAAAGATGGAGGATTAGGGGATGTACGATATAGATACTGCTTAACTACCCTCACCGTACCCCAAAGGTGTATTGGATTTGCACGAAGACGGGTTGGGCGCGGGGGAAG GGTCTTACTGGACAGAGCTCACTCAGACTATGACAGTGTGTTTCACCGTCTGGATTTGGACATGCTTTCCTCACCACAACATTCTCCAGTCAATCAGTTTGCCAATACCTCAGAAACAAATACCTCGGACAAATCTTTCTCTAAAGACCTCAGTCAGATACTAGTCAATATCAAATCATGTAGATGGCGGCATTTTAGGCCTCGGACACCATCCCTACATGACAGTGACAATGATGAACTCTCCTGTAGAAAATTATATAGGAGTATAAATCGAACAGGAACAGCACAACCTGGGACCCAGACATGCAGTACCTCTACGCAAAGTAAAAGTAGCAGTGGTTCAGCACACTTTG CATTTACAGCCGAACAATACCAGCAACACCAACAGCAGCTGGCTCTAATGCAGAAACAGCAGCTTGCGCAAATTCAGCAACAGCAAGCAAATAGTAATTCCTCCACCAACACTTCACAG AACCTTGCATCTAACCAGCAGAAAAGTGGCTTTCGCCTGAATCTACATCATAGCCATTCTATACAGGGTTTAGAAAGAACATTGCAG GGTTTTATTTCCAAGACTTTGGATTCAGCTAGTGCTCAATTTGCTGCTTCTGCTTTGGTGACGTCAGAACAACTGATGGGATTCAAGATGAAGGATGATGTGGTGCTTGGGATTGGGGTGAATGGTGTCCTTCCAGCCTCAG gaGTATACAAGGGCTTACACCTCAGTAGTACTACACCAACAGCACTTGTACATACAAGTCCATCAACGGCAGGTTCAACTTTGTTACAGCCTTCAAACATGACACAGACTTCAAGTTCCCACAGTGCACTGAGTCATCaagtaactgctgccaattctgcAACAACTCAGGTTCTGATTGGGAACAACATTCGATTAACTGTACCTTCATCAGTTGCCACTGTAAACTCTATTGCCCCCATAAATGCACGACATCTACCCAGGACTTTAAGTGCTGTTCCATCGTCTGCCTTAAAGCTGGCTGCCGCAGCAAACTGTCAAGTTTCGAAGGTTCCATCGTCATCCTCTGTAGATTCAGTTCCAAG GGAAAATCATGAATCAGAAAAGCCAGCACTAAACAACATAGCAGACAACACAGTAGCGATGGAGGTGACGTAG
- the EPC1 gene encoding enhancer of polycomb homolog 1 isoform X6: protein MVIPVPEAESNIAYYESIYPGEFKMPKQLIHIQPFSLDAEQPDYDLDSEDEVFVNKLKKKMDICPLQFEEMIDRLEKGSGQQPVSLQEAKLLLKEDDELIREVYEYWIKKRKNCRGPSLIPSVKQEKRDGSSTNDPYVAFRRRTEKMQTRKNRKNDEASYEKMLKLRRDLSRAVTILEMIKRREKSKRELLHLTLEIMEKRYNLGDYNGEIMSEVMAQRQPMKPTYAIPIIPITNSSQFKHQEAMDVKEFKVNKQDKADLIRPKRKYEKKPKVSPSPAAAAAQQTGPAALPVFTAKDVNQYDFPSSDEEPPSQVLSGSSEAEEENDPDGPFAFRRKAGCQYYAPHLDQTGNWPWTSPKDGGLGDVRYRYCLTTLTVPQRCIGFARRRVGRGGRVLLDRAHSDYDSVFHRLDLDMLSSPQHSPVNQFANTSETNTSDKSFSKDLSQILVNIKSCRWRHFRPRTPSLHDSDNDELSCRKLYRSINRTGTAQPGTQTCSTSTQSKSSSGSAHFAFTAEQYQQHQQQLALMQKQQLAQIQQQQANSNSSTNTSQGFISKTLDSASAQFAASALVTSEQLMGFKMKDDVVLGIGVNGVLPASGVYKGLHLSSTTPTALVHTSPSTAGSTLLQPSNMTQTSSSHSALSHQVTAANSATTQVLIGNNIRLTVPSSVATVNSIAPINARHLPRTLSAVPSSALKLAAAANCQVSKVPSSSSVDSVPRENHESEKPALNNIADNTVAMEVT, encoded by the exons ATGGTTATACCAGTTCCAGAGGCAGAAAGTAATATTGCTTACTATGAGTCTATATATCCTGGGGAATTTAAGATGCCAAAGCAGCTCATTCACATACAGC CTTTTAGTTTGGATGCTGAACAGCCTGATTATGATTTGGATTCTGAAGATGAAGTATTtgtgaataaactgaaaaagaaaatggacatcTGCCCACTGCAATTTGAGGAGATGATTGACCGTCTAGAAAAAGGCAGTGGTCAGCAG CCAGTCAGTCTGCAGGAAGCCAAACTGCTGCTAAAAGAAGATGATGAATTAATTAGAGAAGTTTATGAATACtggattaaaaagagaaaaaactgtcGAGGGCCGTCTCTCATCCCATCAGTAAAACAAGAGAAGCGAGATGGTTCTAGCACAAATGATCCTTATGTGGCTTTTAGAAGACGTACTGAAAAAATGCAGACTCGAAAA AATCGCAAAAATGATGAAGCATCTTATGAAAAAATGCTTAAGCTGCGTCGAGATCTAAGTCGGGCTGTTACTATTCTAGAGatgataaaaagaagagaaaagagtaaaagggAGCTATTGCACTTAACACTGGAAATTATGGAAAAGAg gtaTAATTTGGGTGACTACAATGGAGAGATCATGTCTGAGGTTATGGCACAGAGACAGCCAATGAAACCTACTTATGCCATCCCCATCATCCCTATTACTAATAGCAGTCAATTTAAACATCAGGAAGCAATGGATGTGAAGGAGTTTAAAGTTAATAAG CAAGATAAAGCTGATCTTATCCGACCTAAACGTAAATATGAAAAGAAGCCCAAAGTCTCACCGtcgcctgctgctgctgctgctcagcaGACGGGTCCTGCTGCACTGCCCGTCTTTACTGCTAAAGACGTGAATCAGTACGACTTTCCCAGCTCAGATGAAGAGCCTCCTTCCCAG GTTTTGTCTGGCTCTTCGGAAGCTGAGGAAGAGAATGACCCCGATGGTCCTTTTGCTTTCCGTAGGAAAGCAGGCTGTCAGTACTATGCT CCTCACTTAGACCAAACTGGCAACTGGCCTTGGACTAGTCCTAAAGATGGAGGATTAGGGGATGTACGATATAGATACTGCTTAACTACCCTCACCGTACCCCAAAGGTGTATTGGATTTGCACGAAGACGGGTTGGGCGCGGGGGAAG GGTCTTACTGGACAGAGCTCACTCAGACTATGACAGTGTGTTTCACCGTCTGGATTTGGACATGCTTTCCTCACCACAACATTCTCCAGTCAATCAGTTTGCCAATACCTCAGAAACAAATACCTCGGACAAATCTTTCTCTAAAGACCTCAGTCAGATACTAGTCAATATCAAATCATGTAGATGGCGGCATTTTAGGCCTCGGACACCATCCCTACATGACAGTGACAATGATGAACTCTCCTGTAGAAAATTATATAGGAGTATAAATCGAACAGGAACAGCACAACCTGGGACCCAGACATGCAGTACCTCTACGCAAAGTAAAAGTAGCAGTGGTTCAGCACACTTTG CATTTACAGCCGAACAATACCAGCAACACCAACAGCAGCTGGCTCTAATGCAGAAACAGCAGCTTGCGCAAATTCAGCAACAGCAAGCAAATAGTAATTCCTCCACCAACACTTCACAG GGTTTTATTTCCAAGACTTTGGATTCAGCTAGTGCTCAATTTGCTGCTTCTGCTTTGGTGACGTCAGAACAACTGATGGGATTCAAGATGAAGGATGATGTGGTGCTTGGGATTGGGGTGAATGGTGTCCTTCCAGCCTCAG gaGTATACAAGGGCTTACACCTCAGTAGTACTACACCAACAGCACTTGTACATACAAGTCCATCAACGGCAGGTTCAACTTTGTTACAGCCTTCAAACATGACACAGACTTCAAGTTCCCACAGTGCACTGAGTCATCaagtaactgctgccaattctgcAACAACTCAGGTTCTGATTGGGAACAACATTCGATTAACTGTACCTTCATCAGTTGCCACTGTAAACTCTATTGCCCCCATAAATGCACGACATCTACCCAGGACTTTAAGTGCTGTTCCATCGTCTGCCTTAAAGCTGGCTGCCGCAGCAAACTGTCAAGTTTCGAAGGTTCCATCGTCATCCTCTGTAGATTCAGTTCCAAG GGAAAATCATGAATCAGAAAAGCCAGCACTAAACAACATAGCAGACAACACAGTAGCGATGGAGGTGACGTAG